ATAGAAACGCTGGCCTTGGGATATTTCAGTTTATCAAGAAACTCTTTCCAGCGGCCCAGTTCGGGTTCTTTGTACTCGGTGATTTGCAGTTTTTTCAAACAAATCAAATCGAGCTTTTCCCGCATCATGGCCAATGGCACTTCGTAAATGGTGGGCGCATCGGCAGCTTCAATAACAGCTTCTGTTTTTACATTACAAAACAGAGCAATCTTGCGGCGTAGTTCAAAGTTCAATGGCTTTTCGGTACGGCACACAATGATATCCGGATGCACACCTTCCTGGCTCAGCAGGCGTACGCTATGCTGTGTAGGTTTGGTTTTCAACTCCTTGGCAGCCCGCAGGTAAGGAATGAGCGTCAAGTGTACTACCAGACAATCTTCTTCGGGCAACTCCCACTGCAGCTGGCGAACGGCTTCGATAAAGGGCAGGCTTTCGATATCGCCCACGGTGCCGCCTATTTCAGTAATCACCACATCGTACTGGCCATTTTGCCCCAGCAGCAGCATACGGCGTTTGATTTCGTCGGTGATGTGGGGCACCACCTGTACGGTTTTACCCAAATAATCACCTGCACGTTCTTTATTGATGACCGTTTGGTAAATACGACCTGTGGTTACGTTGTTGGCCTGACTGGTAGGAATATTTAGGAAACGTTCGTAGTGGCCAAGGTCGAGATCGGTTTCGGCGCCATCGTCGGTTACAAAGCATTCGCCATGCTCGTAAGGGTTGAGTGTACCCGGATCTACGTTGATGTAGGGGTCGAACTTTTGAATGGTAGCCCTCAGGCCACGGGCCTGCAACAGCTTGGCCAAACTGGCCGCAATAATGCCTTTACCGAGTGAAGAGGTCACACCACCTGTCACGAAAATATACTTCGACATAACAAAAATTTTTCCCGCCACCCGAGCCGGTACCTGGCAATAATACCATAGTAAAAAGCTGCGAGGTGTGGGATTCGCTTTTAAAACTTACAATCTTGACCTGGGAAAATATTAGAGGTCGTGCAAACATACAGGAATAACCCACTGATGCAAAATGACCGCACAGCAGCTGCCCGTGCAATGTGTGAAAAATGTGTGTTGAACCATTTGATTAGTTGGCGAGAAAAACTGATAGCCTTTTTAGCGGAAATGAAAAGTGCAAAACGCCAAAACAAACAATTGTTGCCAGATGGCTGTATGTTGTACATAAAATCCCGAGAAAAATGAAATATCTCCTGTTGAGTGGCAGTCTCTTTTTCGCTGCCCTGGTACAGCAAGTACTCTTGCCAAAAGAAGAAAATCCACAAGCCATTCTCGACAGAGTGGCCGCTTCGGTAGTATGCTGTGGCGCCGATGAAAACCTGCTGAGCACCGATGCCCGTTTTATGGCGGTTGTAAACGAACCTGGGTTTGCAGCCCTGCATCAAAGTCCGGTTGCATTTGAATACAACAATGCATTGGGCAGCATGATTCAGTTTGGCACTACAGATGGGGCACCGGCTCAAGCCTACGCCATTGATGCCAAAGTAAAAACCAACAAATACCTGATTGTAATTCAGGAATGGTGGGGCTTGAATGACCACATCAAGAAAGAAGCCGACAAATATTACACGGCGCTGGATGGTAAAGTAAATGTGCTGGCTGTAGACTTGTACGATGGCAAAATTGCAGCAACACCAGACAGTGCCATGAAACTCATTCGGGCAGCACTCAGCAACACCCGCAAAGAAAACATCATTAAAGGAGCATTGGCTTTTGCAGGCCCAGATGCGCAGGTTTACAGCGTAGGCTGGTGCTTTGGTGGCATGATGAGTTTGCAAACCGCCATCATGGCCGGCAACAACATGAAGGCCTGCATTATGTTCTACGGCACGCCAGAAAAAGACAAAGCCAAACTGGCCAGCATTCAGTGTCCTGTGTTGGGCATTTTTGGCACACAAGACAAAAGCATACCCAATGAAACTGTGGATGCATTTGCCAGCAATATGAAAGAAGCGGGCAAAAATTTCAGCCTGCTGCGCTACGATGCGGTGCATGCATTTGCCAACCCCAGCAACCCCGGCTACAACAAAACTTTTGGAGATGAAGCTTTTAGCAAAAGCATTGCCTTTTTGAAAAGCAATATGTAACGGACATGTATGTACGAAAAGCGGCGAACAAATTTTGTTCGCTGCTTTTTTTATGTTCGAATGATTGACTATCTACTTACCTATTTTATCATAACTGGTAATGATACCCCGAATGAGTGAGGAACTGAAACCCTGATGTTCCATTTCATTCAAACCAACAATGGTGCAACCTTTGGGCGTTGTTACTTTATCAATTTCATGCTCCGGATGATTGCCCGTTTTCAACAATAAATCTGCCGCACCCAATACCGTTTGTGCGGCGATGAGTGAAGCTGTTTTGGCATCAAAACCAATTTCGATACCGCCCTGAATATTGGCACGGATGTAGCGCAACGCATACGCGGTACCACAGGCGCCGAGCACAGTTGCTGCATCCATCAGTTTTTCATCGATTACTGCTGTACGGCCCAGTTGATCAAACAGCTGCTGTACGTAATTGAGTTGCTTGGCGTCGGCACCGGCATTGCTCAGGCAGGTCATGCTTTGCTGTATGGCAATGGCCGTATTGGGCATAGCCCGAATAACAGGCACCGGCTTGCCAATGGCTTTTTGCAACTGCTCCGTCCACACACCGGTGATAACAGAAACCAGTACATGTTTTTTGGCATTGAGTACCGATTTAAAACCTGCCAACACTTCGTTGTAGTTGTACGGCTTTACGGCCAGTATAATGATGTCGCTTTGCTGTACGGCTTTTTTATTGTCGCTCAGCACCTGGCAGCCTTGCTCTTGCAATGCTTTCAGCTGTTGTACATTTCTTCGGGTAATGCTGATAGCCGATGGCTTGCAAAAGCCACTGCTGACCAGTCCTTGAGCGATGGAACCTCCCAGATTGCCGCCGCCGATGATGGCGATTTTCATAAATCGATTGCTTGTGATTGGTGATGGCCAAATATACTGGCTAAAAAAACAAAGCCCGGCTGACGCATCAGCCGGGCCTGTGTAAAGCAGCAAAATGAGATTAGTACAAATAAGCCAGCGCCACTTTATCATTGGCGTTGAACGGACGGTTTTGACCGCTACCGATACAGGCTAGCATCCAGCTGTTAGGATCGGGGCCTGAAGGTGTACCAGGAATGAGGATAGCACCAACTGTTGATGCGCCTTCATTTACAGGAGAACCACCGCAGCTGTATTGGCGGCTCATGTAATCGGTATGGCGGAAACCAATACAGTGACCAATTTCGTGGGCCAATATAGAAGCTACTGTAGCCTGAGGCTGGCTACCAATTTGGCGGGTAGCCACCAAAATGCTATTGTAAGGCTGACCAGTCGAAGTAGGGAAACCCGCAGAAGCGAGGTACTGTGCATTTTTAGGTGCAGCACTCAATACGATATTTCCACCAGAAGTTACACGCTGAAAAGTGATTTGCAGATTTTCAGCATTGTAACGGGCAATGGCTTCGTCTGTAGCTGCAATGTAGCTGGTAGGCAAACTGGTAGCCACCCTAACGGTGATTACCCGGGGCAAACCAGTAACCAGATTGGTAGTGCGGTACTGTTCTTCATTGGCAACGCGAAGAATGGATCCGCCTTTG
The Phnomibacter ginsenosidimutans genome window above contains:
- a CDS encoding CTP synthase, with the protein product MSKYIFVTGGVTSSLGKGIIAASLAKLLQARGLRATIQKFDPYINVDPGTLNPYEHGECFVTDDGAETDLDLGHYERFLNIPTSQANNVTTGRIYQTVINKERAGDYLGKTVQVVPHITDEIKRRMLLLGQNGQYDVVITEIGGTVGDIESLPFIEAVRQLQWELPEEDCLVVHLTLIPYLRAAKELKTKPTQHSVRLLSQEGVHPDIIVCRTEKPLNFELRRKIALFCNVKTEAVIEAADAPTIYEVPLAMMREKLDLICLKKLQITEYKEPELGRWKEFLDKLKYPKASVSIGLIGKYVELQDAYKSILEAFVHAGALNECKVNVVNIHSEHITETNAAEKLGHLDGLLVAPGFGLRGIEGKITAIQYARESGLPFFGICLGMQMAVIEFARHVLGLANAHSTEMMPTTTDPVIDMMEEQKKIKAMGGTMRLGAYPCELKAGSLAEKIYGSNNISERHRHRWEFNSGYAEAFEKHGMSLSGHNPETGLVEVIELPSHPFFIGVQYHPELKSTVEAPAPLFVSFVAAAKEYGENKAGTKPAAKKQEA
- a CDS encoding M57 family metalloprotease; this translates as MKLTSRLLTLGLMAGLLTSCAKDNTLNSPDEPIGDATLAKIAALGFGTSNVQKHEEGFLVEGDIVLTNDQLNNAGKGGSILRVANEEQYRTTNLVTGLPRVITVRVATSLPTSYIAATDEAIARYNAENLQITFQRVTSGGNIVLSAAPKNAQYLASAGFPTSTGQPYNSILVATRQIGSQPQATVASILAHEIGHCIGFRHTDYMSRQYSCGGSPVNEGASTVGAILIPGTPSGPDPNSWMLACIGSGQNRPFNANDKVALAYLY
- the proC gene encoding pyrroline-5-carboxylate reductase — encoded protein: MKIAIIGGGNLGGSIAQGLVSSGFCKPSAISITRRNVQQLKALQEQGCQVLSDNKKAVQQSDIIILAVKPYNYNEVLAGFKSVLNAKKHVLVSVITGVWTEQLQKAIGKPVPVIRAMPNTAIAIQQSMTCLSNAGADAKQLNYVQQLFDQLGRTAVIDEKLMDAATVLGACGTAYALRYIRANIQGGIEIGFDAKTASLIAAQTVLGAADLLLKTGNHPEHEIDKVTTPKGCTIVGLNEMEHQGFSSSLIRGIITSYDKIGK
- a CDS encoding dienelactone hydrolase family protein, producing the protein MKYLLLSGSLFFAALVQQVLLPKEENPQAILDRVAASVVCCGADENLLSTDARFMAVVNEPGFAALHQSPVAFEYNNALGSMIQFGTTDGAPAQAYAIDAKVKTNKYLIVIQEWWGLNDHIKKEADKYYTALDGKVNVLAVDLYDGKIAATPDSAMKLIRAALSNTRKENIIKGALAFAGPDAQVYSVGWCFGGMMSLQTAIMAGNNMKACIMFYGTPEKDKAKLASIQCPVLGIFGTQDKSIPNETVDAFASNMKEAGKNFSLLRYDAVHAFANPSNPGYNKTFGDEAFSKSIAFLKSNM